One genomic region from Colletotrichum lupini chromosome 7, complete sequence encodes:
- a CDS encoding glycosyl hydrolase family 18, giving the protein APLAPILHLQAHARALRELPQLEAILPYHVGTDMRLLFTALGGLLILLQSAAMTSAQETAGKAASDLKCVMYLTGQHPNVPSRELVSYITHVELAFMNSDTFNKDVAEWPLFTTVDKVRTQFMPGTKVMVAIGGWSDTKGFDTAARTPESRRKWAQNVADMVKATGADGIDMDWEYPGGNGEDYKVKNSTNEEKKWEIEAYPLLLEEVRRQLPKGKLISAATPGLERDMIAFTKETVPRIVRSLDFVNVMTYDMMNRRDNVTKHHTGMELSRIAVDNYMARGVPAHKINLGFAFYTKWFKTTDCPEGKEVGCPTPLMEDPVTGGDLGQTGGFSWNDGVQEDVRASFERAQKEGKYDKEGGGYYYLDRAEKRFWTYDTPDAILRKFPALVDEKRLGGVFAWGLGEDGPEYNNLKAVNKGLAERRGRGSFPWGPGPHEADEL; this is encoded by the exons GCACCTCTCGCTCCCATTCTTCATCTCCAAGCTCATGCCCGCGCCCTGCGAGAGCTTCCACAACTCGAAGCCATCCTCCCTTACCACGTCGGCACAGACATGAGGCTACTGTTCACCGCTCTGGGCGGTCTGCTCATACTTCTGCAGTCTGCCGCGATGACCTCCGCCCAAGAGACCGCCGGAAAGGCTGCATCAGATCTCAAATGCGTCATGTATCTCACTGG CCAACACCCCAACGTCCCTTCTAGAGAGCTTGTGTCTTACATCACCCACGTGGAACTGGCTTTCATGAACTCGGATACCTTCAATAAGGACGTGGCCGAGTGGCCCCTCTTCACCACCGTCGACAAGGTCCGCACACAGTTCATGCCTGGCACCAAAGTCATGGTCGCCATTGGCGGTTGGAGCGACACCAAGGGCTTCGACACCGCCGCTCGCACCCCGGAGTCGCGGAGGAAGTGGGCCCAGAATGTTGCCGACATGGTCAAGGCAACAGGTGCAGACGGTATTGATATGGATTGGGAATACCCCGG TGGCAACGGCGAGGACTACAAGGTCAAGAACAGCACCAACGAGGAAAAGAAGTGGGAGATAGAGGCATATCCCTTGCTGCTTGAGGAGGTCCGCAGACAGCTCCCAAAGGGCAAGCTCATCTCGGCCGCGACTCCGGGTCTCGAGCGCGACATGATTGCCTTCACCAAGGAAACGGTCCCTCGTATTGTCCGCAGCCTCGACTTTGTCAATGTCATGACGTACGATATGATGAATCGCCGCGATAATGTGACCAAGCATCACACAGGGATGGAACTGTCCAGAATTGCCGTCGACAACTACATGGCCAGAGGAGTCCCGGCTCACAAGATCAATCTCGGCTTTGCCTTCTACACCAAGTGGTTCAAGACGACGGATTGTCCAGAGGGGAAGGAGGTTGGGTGCCCGACACCGCTTATGGAGGATCCCGTTACGGGTGGAGATCTAGGCCAGACAGGAGGCTTCAGCTGGAACGACGGGGTCCAAGAAGATGTAAGGGCTTCTTTCGAGAGAGCTCAAAAAGAGGGCAAGTATGACAAGGAGGGCGGAGGCTACTACTACCTTGACAGGGCCGAGAAGCGGTTCTGGACATACGATACCCCCGACGCGATCCTTCGCAAATTCCCCGCCCTTGTCGACGAAAAGAGACTCGGTGGCGTATTCGCTTGGGGCCTGGGCGAAGACGGCCCCGAGTATAACAACCTCAAGGCGGTCAACAAAGGCCTGGCGGAGCGCAGGGGCAGAGGAAGCTTTCCTTGGGGGCCTGGCCCTCACGAGGCTGATGAGCTGTAG
- a CDS encoding diphthamide biosynthesis protein 2 gives MTELSAAPVLSTPAEYTFEDPTPTPPPPPTAERTQVELASVYEIERTAREIKEGGWNRVALQFPDAMLRDASWVAEALTEALGGSETYRVYILADTSYSACCVDEIAAEHADAQIVVHYGRSCLSPTSRLPVIYVFTRHTLDIDQAVEAFTKEFHDKQHKVVVVADVTYQDHVAPLTTKLRSAGYTALLQTEVTHDPTGTIPNRKIVDSSSSDAPPTTDLSEHSLFHISTPPPALLLALQTRMASLHVLSTPSLSTDDPTRTTNALLRRRFARVLTLATAGVVGILVNTLSVSNYLGSIDLLRRRIAEAGKKSYTVVVGKLNAAKLANFAEVDGWVVVGCWESGLVEEDAGFFKPVITPFEMEVALKPESERVWGLEWWGGIEKMDHDAVRQEEELDEDESAPPEYDLRTGKLVASRPMRMPIRSANSESKTGGDNGEESSSSKKPGESALVKRAMGEVATINGVLSPGAEYLRSQRTWQGLGTDYDEESSTVVEEGRSGVARGYTVGEDAGRA, from the coding sequence ATGACAGAACTATCAGCGGCGCCCGTCCTCTCGACGCCCGCCGAATACACCTTTGAAGACCCGACACCGACGCCCCCACCTCCACCGACCGCCGAGCGCACCCAAGTTGAGCTCGCTTCCGTCTACGAGATTGAGCGTACGGCGCGCGAGATCAAGGAGGGCGGCTGGAACCGCGTCGCCCTCCAGTTCCCTGACGCCATGCTACGTGACGCCTCGTGGGTCGCAGAGGCGCTAACGGAAGCTCTGGGCGGCAGCGAAACCTATCGCGTGTACATCCTTGCCGACACGTCCTACAGCGCCTGCTGCGTCGACGAGATCGCGGCCGAGCACGCCGACGCCCAGATTGTCGTACACTACGGCCGCTCATGCCTATCACCGACGTCGAGGCTGCCCGTCATTTACGTCTTTACGCGGCACACCCTCGACATTGACCAAGCAGTCGAGGCCTTTACTAAAGAATTCCACGACAAGCAGCACAAGGTGGTTGTGGTGGCCGACGTCACATATCAGGACCACGTCGCTCCCCTCACGACGAAATTGCGCTCCGCGGGATACACAGCGTTGCTGCAGACCGAAGTGACACATGACCCGACCGGCACGATCCCAAACCGTAAGATCGTCGACTCTTCCTCATCGGACGCCCCCCCAACTACCGACCTGTCCGAGCACTCTCTCTTCCACATCTCGACACCGCCCCCAGCGCTCCTCCTCGCGCTCCAGACCCGCATGGCCTCTCTCCATGTTCTCTCGACGCCGAGCCTGTCGACCGACGATCCAACACGAACAACAAATGCCCTCCTCCGTCGGCGCTTCGCCCGCGTGCTAACCCTGGCCACGGCCGGTGTAGTGGGCATCCTCGTCAACACACTCTCCGTGTCCAACTACCTCGGAAGCATCGACCTCCTACGCCGGCGTATCGCCGAAGCTGGTAAAAAGAGCTACACGGTCGTGGTGGGCAAGCTGAATGCCGCGAAGCTGGCCAACTTTGCCGAGGTCGACGGCTGGGTCGTGGTAGGGTGTTGGGAGAGCGGCCTAGTGGAAGAGGACGCCGGGTTCTTCAAGCCCGTCATCACACCCTTTGAGATGGAGGTGGCGCTGAAGCCTGAGAGCGAGCGCGTATGGGGCCTCGAGTGGTGGGGTGGTATCGAGAAGATGGATCACGACGCGGTCAGGCAGGAGGAGGAGCTGGATGAGGACGAGTCGGCGCCGCCAGAATACGACTTGCGCACCGGCAAGCTGGTGGCCAGTCGGCCGATGAGAATGCCGATACGGTCGGCCAACAGCGAATCCAAGACCGGCGGCGACAACGGGGAGgaaagcagcagcagcaaaaaGCCTGGTGAGTCGGCTTTGGTGAAAAGAGCAATGGGCGAGGTGGCCACCATCAACGGCGTGCTAAGCCCCGGTGCCGAGTACTTGCGTTCGCAACGGACGTGGCAGGGTCTCGGAACGGACTACGACGAGGAGAGCAGCACCGTCGTCGAGGAGGGCCGGAGCGGTGTTGCGCGGGGTTATACGGTTGGCGAGGACGCTGGCAGGGCATGA
- a CDS encoding glycerophosphoryl diester phosphodiesterase: MHFNSIVVSGLVAVASRQVNAVPCPKPAPVYKPITSIQLGPRPYWLVNDMDEGPLKEKLQSCSEQPIKPSSWSIGHRGGGTLMIPEESVESNLAGARMGAGVLECDVAFTKDRQLVCRHSQCDLHTTTNIVTIPELNAKCTIPFTPAGNGTAATAKCCTSDITVAEFKTLCSKMDGFNASAVNPKDFLLGTPRYRTDLYSTCGTVMTHKEHIAMTNDLGLQFTPELKVPEVKMPFEGDYTQEQYAQQLIDEYREAGIAPERVWPQSFFYPDILYWLKAEPDFGKQGVLLDESGDTPETYPGAVANLTQFAAAGVKIMAPPLYYLVTVEDGRIVPSSYAIRAKELGLKIISWSLERSGFLGDDTKGGYYYTSIANVTNNDGDVYNLLHVLAQDVGVLSIFSDWSATVTYYANCFGLF, from the coding sequence ATGCATTTCAACTCCATCGTCGTCTCGGGCCTCGTGGCTGTTGCTTCCCGCCAAGTCAATGCTGTCCCTTGTCCCAAGCCAGCTCCTGTCTACAAGCCCATCACCAGCATTCAATTAGGGCCGAGACCCTACTGGCTGGTCAACGACATGGACGAGGGCCCTCTTAAGGAAAAACTGCAGTCGTGTTCAGAGCAGCCCATCAAGCCCTCCAGCTGGAGCATTGGGCACCGTGGCGGCGGTACTCTGATGATCCCCGAAGAGTCAGTCGAATCAAACCTTGCCGGTGCGCGTATGGGTGCTGGTGTTCTCGAGTGCGATGTTGCCTTCACCAAGGACCGTCAACTAGTCTGCCGTCACTCCCAGTGCGATCTTCACACGACGACCAACATCGTTACCATACCCGAACTCAACGCCAAGTGCACTATCCCCTTCACCCCCGCCGGCAACGGTACGGCCGCGACCGCCAAGTGTTGCACCTCGGACATCACCGTCGCCGAGTTCAAGACTCTCTGCAGCAAGATGGATGGCTTCAATGCCTCGGCCGTCAACCCCAAAGACTTCTTGCTTGGTACCCCGAGATACCGCACCGACCTGTACTCTACCTGCGGCACCGTTATGACCCATAAGGAACACATCGCCATGACCAACGACCTAGGTCTTCAATTCACTCCCGAGCTCAAGGTTCCCGAGGTTAAGATGCCTTTCGAGGGAGACTACACGCAAGAACAGTACGCGCAACAGCTGATTGATGAGTACAGGGAAGCCGGCATTGCCCCTGAGCGGGTCTGGCCTCAGTCGTTCTTCTACCCTGATATCCTGTACTGGCTCAAGGCCGAGCCCGACTTCGGCAAGCAGGGCGTTCTCTTGGACGAGAGTGGAGATACCCCCGAGACCTACCCGGGAGCCGTTGCCAACCTGACCCagtttgctgctgctggtgtCAAGATCATGGCCCCTCCTTTGTACTACCTCGTCACCGTCGAAGATGGCAGGATTGTGCCCAGTTCGTATGCGATCAGAGCCAAGGAGCTGGGTCTCAAGATCATCTCATGGTCTTTGGAGCGTTCTGGCTTCCTCGGAGACGACACCAAGGGCGGTTACTACTACACTTCCATCGCCAACGTCACGAACAATGACGGCGATGTCTATAACCTGCTCCACGTGCTTGCCCAAGACGTTGGTGTCTTGAGCATCTTTTCGGACTGGAGTGCCACTGTCACCTATTACGCCAATTGTTTTGGCCTGTTCTAG